ATTCACTGCCGCTGCGTCCAGCAGGCCGGAGAGATGGGCACGCAGGAATTGGCGCTGGTGGGGAGACAGGGTATCGGACGCGTCGACCACAACGAGATGCTGCTCGGCGCGGGGCAGGTTGTCATTGCACAGGGTCACCCGGTTGTAATCCCTCTCCGGCGCGCGCAGCACAACCATCGCAAATACCACCAGCGCCAGCAGGATCACACTGCCGGCGGCAAAAATGATTACGCCCTTGCGATCCTCAGCCGAGAGACGACGGGTCCCTGACCTCATCCCGCCCTCCGCAGACCGTGCTCGATTTCCAGCTTGTCTACCAGCGCCGTAAGCGATGCCTGCGCGGACTCACAGCGCGCATTGATGGTTTCCGTGGCCGCCGCATAGGCCTGATCCAACGCTTCCAACAGCGCCTCAAACTCGGACAGATCCCGCCTGTGCTGCTCAAGACCCGCGGTATTGAGTTGTGGCAACTTGTCCAGCTCGAAACGCAGAAGCTCGCCAAAATAGGCGGCGCGTCGATTCATCATCCGCGCCGAGTAGGACTGATAATAGCGAATCAATTCATCCAGCAATCCCTGAGCCTTGACGATATCTTCTCGATAATGACGATGAATCTCGTCGCTGCGCTCGATACTCGCCTTGAACTGGATAAACTGCGCACGTATCGCTTTCTCTTTTTCTGCCAGTTCCTGTTGCAGTTCTTCCGCCGCTGTATTGATCGACTCGACGGCCTGTTCGTACCCTTCACTCCAGGCGTCTTCCAAGCCACGCACGCGGCGGGTGATGGCGGTATAGCCGGGATAGCGATCATCCACGAGAAAGAACTTGGCCGCGAGCAGAATCAGGGCGATGCCACTGACGATCACCATGATCCAGGAATTGAAATCGCGTATCCCCAGCGGTTCTGCCAACAAGCTGGCGATCGCCATCTGTGATGCGGTGAAAGGATCCTGTTCCAGCGCCTCTCGGTAATGCCCCACACCGAACACAAAGGTTGCCGCGGCCCCAATAACCGCAATCAGAAGCAGGGCAGCCCCGGCCTTGCGCAGATAATCGATATGCAGGCAGTTTCGCAGCGCAAACGCTATAAACGCAGCGAAGCCGAGGTTGACCAGTGAAATGATAAAAGACTGGAAGAACCCACCCACCAGCCCCAGCTCGCTGCCCTTGGACAGGAAGAAAGCGTTCAGCAGGGTCTCTAAAATGACGATAAAGAAAATGACCGAGTAATGCAGGATTCGCGACTCGCGGTAGACCGCCTCCCGGGTCAGCTCGTTGCGATGCTTGAATATTTCCAGATCCATTCGCACCGCGGACAGGTCCCGGGCATTGCGCTTCAGACTGCTGACCAACCCGGCCACGAGTCCACCGAGCTTTTTCTCAATCAGGGATTCCGTATTGCGGATCTGCTGATGCAGCTGGCGAATCTCCACCTCACTGCGCGATTGCACTTCTGCGTCAAGCTCGGACTGACGGTTCTCGTGCACGCGGCCGATAATCTCCCGCGCCACGTAGGAGCGCATGCTCTCTTCGCTTTCGGTGTGGTTGCGGCGATCAACTTCGGGGATGCCCGCTTTCACATCGCGTTCCACGCGCTGTTCAATCTTGAGGGCCGAGATGGCACTTTTGGTTGCCGGTATTGAGGTCATGACGTGTACCTAAAAACATCCACTACATTTTAGGTTTCGGGTCGGCGCTGATTTTGCCCTGCCCCCTGCTACCAGGCACGGGGCTGCAGCGTTTGTTCAATGAACGCGCAGCACAGATTCCCTCTTTCAGCATAGCCCCCGGGCGCGGCCTGTGGCCCTCATCCGGCGCAGATGCGATAAATGGCAGTGAACGGCAAATACAGGCGCCAACGTCATGTCCATGACGTTACATCCAGTGCCCCCAATATTTGCGCCAAAAAAAACGGGCCCGAAGGCCCGTTTCCTGTCTGCACTGAAAACCCGATAGTCTCTCAGTCCGTATCTCTGGGTTGCCCCATGGGAGACGGAAACGGAAACTTGGTCACCTTGTCGCCCTTGACCTCGACAATCTTACCGGTGCCCTCTTTCTCCACCTCGTCGATACGGACGATGCTGTGCATGGGAATATAGGAACGCTTGACCGAATCAAACTCGGTTTTCAGCTTTTCTTCGCTCGGATCCACTACCAGCTGCGACTTCTCACCGAACACAAACTCTTCCACCTCAATAAAGCCATACATCTCGCTTTGATAGATGGCGCGGGCGTAGAGCTCGTACACCTGATTCTGGTTGTGGAAAATCACTTTGTAGATCGGGTTGGCCATAGATCTCTCTGGATGGGGGGCAGATAACGCAATGCCCCGTGAATACTAGTGTCCTGCTTCGTGCTTGACGGCACTGAATAGGGGGAAAACCGCGGGCCAGGCCGCGAAAAGCGCGGAAGAGTAGCACTCTCGCAGGTCGGCGTCTATGCAGCCCCCCGGTCGGCCGGTATAATGCCCCACCTTTAAAATTGACCAGTTTTTGATCAGCACACTTTTTTAATATTCAGGTTCACTATGTCATCCGAACTGTCCGAAAAACCGGTGAAAAAGCTCTTCATCAAGACCCACGGTTGCCAGATGAACGAGTACGATTCCGCCCGCATGCGGGATCTTCTCGGCGAGTCCCACCAAATGGTGCCCACGGATGACCCGGAAGATGCCGATGTGCTGCTGGTGAACACCTGTTCTATCCGTGAGAAAGCACAGGAAAAACTGTTCCACCAGCTGGGCCGCTGGAAGCACCTGAAAGAAAAGAATCCCGAGCTGGTGATCGGCGTCGGCGGCTGTGTGGCGAGCCAGGAAGGCGAAGCCATCGCCAAGCGCGCGCCCTATGTCGACCTGGTATTCGGTCCGCAGACCCTGCACCGCCTGCCGGAGATGATGGAAACCAAGAAGCAGAAAAGTGGCGCCATCGTGGTGGACGTCTCTTTCCCCGAGATCGAGAAGTTCGACCGCCTGCCGCAGCCGGAAGCCGACGGCGTAAGCGCGTTTGTCTCCATTATGGAGGGCTGCTCCAAGTACTGCACCTTCTGTGTGGTGCCCTATACCCGCGGTGAGGAAGTCAGCCGGCCGGTAGCGGATGTGTTGGAAGAGGTGGCCCACCTGGCGGATCAGGGCGTGCGCGAGGTGAACCTGCTGGGCCAAAACGTAAACGCGTACCGTGCAGACGGTGAAGATGGCCAGGTAGTGGATTTTGCCGAGCTGATCACCTATGTGGCAGCCATCGATGGGATTGACCGCATTCGCTACACCACCTCCCACCCGGTGGAGTTCTCCGATGCCCTGATTGATGTGTACGCCGAGGTGCCGGAGCTGGTGAACCACCTGCACCTGCCGGTCCAGAGCGGTTCCGACCGTATCCTGATGGCGATGAAACGCGGCCACACGGCCCTTGAGTACAAGTCGAAAATCCGCCGCCTGCGGGCGATTCGACCGGACATCTGCCTGTCTTCGGACTTTATCATCGGCTTCCCCGGCGAGACCGAGCGCGACTTCGAGGCCACCATGAAGCTGATCGAAGACGTGGGCTTTGATATCTCCTTCAGCTTCATTTATTCCGCGCGCCCGGGCACGCCGGCGGCAGACCTGCCGGACGAGACCCCGGAAGCGGTGAAGAAGAAGCGTCTGCAGCTGCTGCAGCACCGTATCAACCAGCAGGCAGCCGAAATAGCGCGCCGCATGGTAGGGAATGTAGAGCGTGTTCTGGTCAGCGGCGTCTCCAAAAAAGACCCCGGCCAGTTGCAGGGCCGCACTGAGAACAACCGGGTGGTCAACTTCCGCTGCGACCAGATGGAACTGATCGGCAAGTTTGCCGATGTGCTGATTGAAGAAGCGCTGCCAAACTCCCTGCGCGGCACTTTGGTGGCTTCTGAGCTGGATGGGCTGTTGAATTAACCTTGAGCCCAGACTGCGAATTCCGGGCGCCCGGTTAACTAGATCTAGGCGGCCCTGCTGCCGGGATTCGTTTCCGGGACACGCTACAAGCACATCCCTGTGCGCTCGGACGCGGCCATCCATGGCCGCGTACGGTCCCGGAAACGAATCCCGGCAGCAGCGCCTTAGCTTCGACTGCAGTGCGGTCCCAACCTCTTTGGGACGGTAATTGGAGCAAGCTCGAGGCTAAGGCGCTGATACCGATAGTCCTTTGTGAGACCTTCCGCGAGAGGGACCTCGCGGAAGAGCCCCCATGAATGGGTTCACGGGGGGGCGCCTAGCTCGTGTCTCACAAAGGACTATCGGTAGCAGAGCCGCCACAATTCGGCTACGAAGCTCCAATAAGAACCTGCAACAAGGCGCACAGGATTCGCCTGCAAGCAGGTTCCTACGGGTGGGATTTGGGGCGCTGGAAGGCCGTATCTTCAAACCTTCATACTTCGGTGTTATAAGCCGCGGAACCGGTTAGAACCCAATCGTCACAAACCGACCTTTCCCCTACAAGGGAAATGGGTATAACCTACAGACTGAACCCCCAGACAAAAGGTGCATGGAAACCAATTTGGAAACACAAGCCCTCGCTCACAGCATCACCCTGGAGCCCAACGACGCCCGCCGCCTGGCCAACCTCTGTGGCCAATTTGATCAACACCTGCGCCAGATAGAACAGCGACTGGATATCGAGATCCGCAACCGCGGCAACCAGTTTGCGTTCTATGGCGACGAAAAGTCCGCCCGCGCAGCCGGCGAAATCCTGAACAACCTCTACCGGGAAACCGGAGCCAAAGAAGACCTCACTCCGGACGAGATTCATCTCGCCCTGCAGCAGTCTGATGTGGAAGAGCTGGTCAATGGCAAGCAGCAGATTGCAGAAGGCGAAGGTGACCAGGTCGTTCTGATCCGTACCAAAAAGTGTTCCGTGCGCCCCCGCGGTCTGAACCAGCGCAAATACGTCCGTGCAGTGCAGACCAACGACATCAACTTCGGCATCGGCCCCGCCGGTACCGGTAAAACCTACCTTGCCGTCGCCTGCGCCGTGGAAGCGCTGCTGAAAGACGAGGTAGAACGTATCCTGCTGGTACGTCCGGCGGTAGAGGCCGGCGAGAAACTGGGCTTCCTGCCCGGCGACCTCAGCCAGAAGGTGGACCCGTACCTGCGCCCGCTGTACGACGCCCTCTATGAAATGCTCGGCTTCGAGACCGTGGGCAAGCTCATTGAGCGCAACGTGATTGAAGTGGCGCCGCTCGCGTACATGCGCGGTCGCACCCTGAACAACGCGTTCGTGATTCTCGATGAGAGCCAGAACACCACCCGTGAGCAGATGAAAATGTTCCTGACGCGGATCGGCTTTGGCTCCACCGCGGTCATCACCGGCGACCCCAGCCAGGTGGATTTGCCTCGCGGCCAGGCCTCCGGCCTGCGCCACGCCATCGAGGTGTTGAGCCATGTAAACGGCATCAGCTTCACCCACTTCGGCGCCAAAGACGTGGTGCGCCACCCGCTGGTCCAGCGCATCGTAGAAGCTTATGACGTGCACGAAGCGGAAGTGGAAGCGGAGCGGGAAGCGCGCAAGGCGGCCGCGCTCAAATCCCGCGGAGAAGACGCGGCTTAGCCGCCGTGCCCGACAATGACCGAATCACGTACACCGGCCACTCCGGACGGCCCCCTGCCCGGACCCGCTGCCCCCCGGCTCACGCTGGATGTGCAGCGGGCTTTCACGCGGCCCGAGCTTCCTACCGATGAACAACTCGCCCTGTGGGCAGCTGCTGCTGTGGGCGATCACCGCAGCGAGGCTGAAATCTCCCTGCGCATCGTCGATGAAGAAGAGAGCCAGGCCTTCAACAGCCAGTACCGGGGCAGACACCAGCCCACCAACGTGCTGTCTTTTCCCGCCGACATCCCGCCGGAGCTGGGGCTTCCCCTGCTCGGTGACCTGATAATCTGTGCCCCGGTAGTGGCGCGGGAGGCGGAACAGCAGCACAAAGCACTGGCGGACCACTGGGCACACATGATGGTCCATGGCACACTGCATCTTCTGGGTTATGACCATATCGAGGACGATGAGGCCGAGATCATGGAAAATCTCGAAACCCGCACTCTGGGGCAGCTGGGTATCGACGACCCCTATACCGAGCACACCCCCGAACAAGAACCGGCGCAAAGCGCCGAAGTAGACAGAATTTCAGACGGAACCGACGAGTAACGCGGAGTATGGCCACATCTATGACCACCGACGAACCCCCAAGTAGCTCCTCTTCCAACCGTCCCCGAACGGGGGAGAAAAACTGGTTGGAGAAGATACTGGGTGCTTTTTCACAAGAACCCAAATCCCGCGATGAACTGCTGGAAATCATCAAGGACGCGGCGGAAAACAAAGTTGTAGACGCCGAAGCCCTGTCCATCATCGAGGGGGCGCTGGATGTATCCAGCCAACAGGTGCGGGAAATCATGATTCCGCGCTCGCAGATGGTTGTGGTCAGCATTGAAGACCATCCGAAGGAATTTCTGCCCAAGATAATCGAATCCGGTCACTCCCGCTTCCCGGTAGTGGGCGAGAGCATCGATGATATCCGCGGCATCCTGCTCGCCAAAGACCTGCTGCCATTGATGCTGAAGGATCTCGACGAGTTCCGCCTTGAGGATATTATCCGCCCGGCCAATATCATTCCCGAGAGCAAACGCCTCAATATTCTGCTGCGGGAATTCCGCGAGAACCGCTATCACATGGCCGTCGTCATCGACGAGTACGGTGGCGTTTCCGGCGTGGTGACCATTGAAGATATTCTCGAAGAGATCGTCGGCGAGATCGAAGACGAGACCGATGAGGAAGAGGCCGACAGCTTTATCCGCAAAGTCAACGACAATGACTTTGTGGTGAAAGCACTTACCCCCATCGAGGAATTCAATGAATATTTCGAGTGCGAATTCAGCGATGAAGAATTCGACACCATTGGTGGTCTGATCATGCAGTCCTTCGGTCACCTGCCGGGGCGCGATGAAAAAACCCAGATGGGTAATTTCCTGTTCCGCGTGCTTTACGCAGACAACCGGCAGATTCACCTGTTGCGGGTGAGCCGGGAACGTCATCGAGCGCACGGCGACGATTAACCCTGGAATCCGGTACGGCATGCCGCGAACAGGCCGCCGTACCGGGAGCCGCTGATATAGCTGGCAGCCCGAATCTATGTCCAGACTGCTGACCGCCCTGATCAAATCTCCCCGCCTTACCGCTTCAGTGATCGGCGCCGTTGCCGGCGGCCTGCTGACGCTTTCCCTGGCACCATTCAATTACTGGTGGTGCAGCCTACTATCGATCACGATTTTTGCCTGGCTGCTGGCCCCGGGCAGCTTTCGCAACGACGACGCAAACACCCGCTTCACCGCACGGCGCGGTTTATGGATCGCATTCTGTTACGGGTTTGGCCTGTTCGTCACCGGTGGCTCCTGGGTGTACGTATCGATTACGGATTTCGGTAATTCTTCGCCGTTTCTGGGCGTCGTCCTCACCGGCGCTTTTGTCACCATCATGGGGTTGCTGTTTGCGCTGCCCTTTGCGGCCATCGGCCGTTTCCGCGCCCGTCCGCTGAGCTTCGCCCTCGCTTTCGCGGCACTCTGGTTTATCAGCGAGTGGTGCCGAACGTGGGTGTTTACCGGCTTTCCGTGGCTGTTCGCCGGCTACGGGCACCTCGAGACCTGGCTCGCAGGCTGGGCGCCACTGGGCAGCGTATACGGTATTGGCATCTTACTGGCGTTTACCGCTGCGGTCATCGCCCTCGCCCTGCGCGGCGCACTGACACCGCTGCACGCACCGGCAAGTGTCGCACTGATTGCGACGGCGCTGATCCCCTGGCCTGTGGGGCTGGCACTGAAAGAGACCCAATGGACAACACCGGAAGATGACGTCGCGCGGCTCGGGTTAGTTCAGGCCAATGTTCCCCAGGAGAAAAAGTGGCTACCGGAATTCCGCGGTGAGACGATTCGCCGCTACCACACCGCCACCGAAGCACTGCACAAGCAGGATGTGGACGTGATCATCTGGCCGGAAGCGGCACTACCGCTGTTGTACCACCAGGCCCCCAACCTGATGGAAGCACTGCAACGCAACGCCGAGGAAACCGATACCGATCTGATCACTGGCGTTCTCTATGATACGGAGCAGGATCAGCGGCGTATCATCCACAATTCCGCCGCCGTATTCGGCCACGAACAACAGGTCTACCACAAGCGCCACCTGGTGCCGTTTGGCGAGTATGTCCCGCTGGAGGACTGGATCCGCGGCACCATCGAATTCTTCAACCTGCCGACGTCTTTCATCCGTCCGGGCCCGGAGGGCCAGCAGCCGCTGCGCGCCGGCGCGCTGTCCTGGGCCCCGTTGATCTGTTACGAAATCGTCTACCCCCAACTGGTGGCCAGCAGTGCTGGCGCGGCGGACGTACTGCTGACCCTCAGTAACGACGCCTGGTTCGGTCGCTCTATCGGCCCCCTGCAACATATGCAGATGGCGCAGATGCGCGCACTGGAAACCCAGCGCTACCTTGTACGGGGCACCAACACGGGGGTTACCGCCATTGTGGCGCCCGATGGCCGGATCCTGCAGCAATTGCCCCAGTTCGAGCAGGCCACACTGACCGGTGAAGTACAGGGCCGCACTGGTTTCACACCGTTCATGCATTACGGCGTGTGGGG
The Microbulbifer celer DNA segment above includes these coding regions:
- a CDS encoding ABC transporter permease, with amino-acid sequence MTSIPATKSAISALKIEQRVERDVKAGIPEVDRRNHTESEESMRSYVAREIIGRVHENRQSELDAEVQSRSEVEIRQLHQQIRNTESLIEKKLGGLVAGLVSSLKRNARDLSAVRMDLEIFKHRNELTREAVYRESRILHYSVIFFIVILETLLNAFFLSKGSELGLVGGFFQSFIISLVNLGFAAFIAFALRNCLHIDYLRKAGAALLLIAVIGAAATFVFGVGHYREALEQDPFTASQMAIASLLAEPLGIRDFNSWIMVIVSGIALILLAAKFFLVDDRYPGYTAITRRVRGLEDAWSEGYEQAVESINTAAEELQQELAEKEKAIRAQFIQFKASIERSDEIHRHYREDIVKAQGLLDELIRYYQSYSARMMNRRAAYFGELLRFELDKLPQLNTAGLEQHRRDLSEFEALLEALDQAYAAATETINARCESAQASLTALVDKLEIEHGLRRAG
- a CDS encoding DUF1820 family protein, with the protein product MANPIYKVIFHNQNQVYELYARAIYQSEMYGFIEVEEFVFGEKSQLVVDPSEEKLKTEFDSVKRSYIPMHSIVRIDEVEKEGTGKIVEVKGDKVTKFPFPSPMGQPRDTD
- the miaB gene encoding tRNA (N6-isopentenyl adenosine(37)-C2)-methylthiotransferase MiaB, giving the protein MSSELSEKPVKKLFIKTHGCQMNEYDSARMRDLLGESHQMVPTDDPEDADVLLVNTCSIREKAQEKLFHQLGRWKHLKEKNPELVIGVGGCVASQEGEAIAKRAPYVDLVFGPQTLHRLPEMMETKKQKSGAIVVDVSFPEIEKFDRLPQPEADGVSAFVSIMEGCSKYCTFCVVPYTRGEEVSRPVADVLEEVAHLADQGVREVNLLGQNVNAYRADGEDGQVVDFAELITYVAAIDGIDRIRYTTSHPVEFSDALIDVYAEVPELVNHLHLPVQSGSDRILMAMKRGHTALEYKSKIRRLRAIRPDICLSSDFIIGFPGETERDFEATMKLIEDVGFDISFSFIYSARPGTPAADLPDETPEAVKKKRLQLLQHRINQQAAEIARRMVGNVERVLVSGVSKKDPGQLQGRTENNRVVNFRCDQMELIGKFADVLIEEALPNSLRGTLVASELDGLLN
- a CDS encoding PhoH family protein — translated: METNLETQALAHSITLEPNDARRLANLCGQFDQHLRQIEQRLDIEIRNRGNQFAFYGDEKSARAAGEILNNLYRETGAKEDLTPDEIHLALQQSDVEELVNGKQQIAEGEGDQVVLIRTKKCSVRPRGLNQRKYVRAVQTNDINFGIGPAGTGKTYLAVACAVEALLKDEVERILLVRPAVEAGEKLGFLPGDLSQKVDPYLRPLYDALYEMLGFETVGKLIERNVIEVAPLAYMRGRTLNNAFVILDESQNTTREQMKMFLTRIGFGSTAVITGDPSQVDLPRGQASGLRHAIEVLSHVNGISFTHFGAKDVVRHPLVQRIVEAYDVHEAEVEAEREARKAAALKSRGEDAA
- the ybeY gene encoding rRNA maturation RNase YbeY, which translates into the protein MTESRTPATPDGPLPGPAAPRLTLDVQRAFTRPELPTDEQLALWAAAAVGDHRSEAEISLRIVDEEESQAFNSQYRGRHQPTNVLSFPADIPPELGLPLLGDLIICAPVVAREAEQQHKALADHWAHMMVHGTLHLLGYDHIEDDEAEIMENLETRTLGQLGIDDPYTEHTPEQEPAQSAEVDRISDGTDE
- a CDS encoding HlyC/CorC family transporter; amino-acid sequence: MATSMTTDEPPSSSSSNRPRTGEKNWLEKILGAFSQEPKSRDELLEIIKDAAENKVVDAEALSIIEGALDVSSQQVREIMIPRSQMVVVSIEDHPKEFLPKIIESGHSRFPVVGESIDDIRGILLAKDLLPLMLKDLDEFRLEDIIRPANIIPESKRLNILLREFRENRYHMAVVIDEYGGVSGVVTIEDILEEIVGEIEDETDEEEADSFIRKVNDNDFVVKALTPIEEFNEYFECEFSDEEFDTIGGLIMQSFGHLPGRDEKTQMGNFLFRVLYADNRQIHLLRVSRERHRAHGDD
- the lnt gene encoding apolipoprotein N-acyltransferase, with amino-acid sequence MSRLLTALIKSPRLTASVIGAVAGGLLTLSLAPFNYWWCSLLSITIFAWLLAPGSFRNDDANTRFTARRGLWIAFCYGFGLFVTGGSWVYVSITDFGNSSPFLGVVLTGAFVTIMGLLFALPFAAIGRFRARPLSFALAFAALWFISEWCRTWVFTGFPWLFAGYGHLETWLAGWAPLGSVYGIGILLAFTAAVIALALRGALTPLHAPASVALIATALIPWPVGLALKETQWTTPEDDVARLGLVQANVPQEKKWLPEFRGETIRRYHTATEALHKQDVDVIIWPEAALPLLYHQAPNLMEALQRNAEETDTDLITGVLYDTEQDQRRIIHNSAAVFGHEQQVYHKRHLVPFGEYVPLEDWIRGTIEFFNLPTSFIRPGPEGQQPLRAGALSWAPLICYEIVYPQLVASSAGAADVLLTLSNDAWFGRSIGPLQHMQMAQMRALETQRYLVRGTNTGVTAIVAPDGRILQQLPQFEQATLTGEVQGRTGFTPFMHYGVWGILALAIVMLLSAWIWQRKPSAYPEPEFSGDTAD